The genomic region ATTTTAATCCTCTTCCACAAAAGGGAAATTTGAAGTTCTTTGTTTTCATTCATATTCCCTTTCCCTTGATGGGAGTGTACGAACGGGGACATAGGTTACACTTTAGTCTAAGGACATAGGTAACACTTTTTAATCATCTTGAATCTCCGTTGATTCAAAAGTGAGGGTCTTTTTATCAATTGTACCAATATCATAGCAAGAGAAACTGACTAACCAGGAATTATTATAGTCTTTGAATCCGAGAAGTTCACCAGCAAAGACTTTACTGATTCTGATCAGACGGTTGCCATAAAGAGAAATCCGTCCTGAGGAATCGACTCGTCGAGTGAGCGTATGATGAGGATATTCACAGTCACCCAGCGTGGCGGGGAAGGATCGATCACTTTTGTGGTACCGGGAAGCCGGGGTTTCTTGATTGATTGCTTCATGGGGTCTTACGGTATTATAGATGACTTTGAAAGTTTCAAAACGGTCTTGTTGAGTGAAAAGATTGGTGGCTGGTTTTTGACAGGCCTCTTCTTTTAAGGTCCGGTGCATCCGTTCATGACGACCATTTTGTTCTGGATGACCTGGATCAATGCGCTCTAAGATGATGCCGAGTTTGACTAACCACACCGAGAGTTGAGTGAGTCCAAAGGGAGACTGAAGAGAAGCAAAGGGACTCCCGTTATCACTGCGGATCACCTGGGGAAGACCATATTTGGAAAAGCACTCTTTGAAGACCGGAAGGGATTCTTGAATACTGGGAGAAAAAAGAGCTTCACAGGCAAGGAGATACCGACTCGAGTGATCAGTAATCGTGAGTGGATAACAGTATTTCCGATCTTGGGTTTGAAATTGACCTTTAAAGTCGACACACCAGATCTCATTGGGTTCGTGGCTGGTTCGAAGTTGATGGGGTGAAACACTTCTCTTGAGTCGTCGAGGGTGTGATCTCACCAATCCATGGCGAGAGAGGATAGCACTGATGGTACTGACTGCTGGAAAGACAATATCGGGATACTGTCTTTCCAGGGCAGGTTTGAGCTTTTTGGCTCCCCAACTGGGATGTTTGAATTTGGTATCCAGAATCATTTGCTCGGTCAGGGCATCGGTTTGACTCGCCAGATGATGAGGACGTCGGGATTGGTCTTTGAGTCCATCCAAACCAAAGGCTTGAAAACGATGAATATACTTATAGGCGGTTTTTCGAGAGATTCCATATTCTCGACACAAATC from Candidatus Atribacteria bacterium ADurb.Bin276 harbors:
- a CDS encoding Integrase core domain protein, whose protein sequence is MPWMEVHKVDLRRELIYRYLNKEKVTDLCREYGISRKTAYKYIHRFQAFGLDGLKDQSRRPHHLASQTDALTEQMILDTKFKHPSWGAKKLKPALERQYPDIVFPAVSTISAILSRHGLVRSHPRRLKRSVSPHQLRTSHEPNEIWCVDFKGQFQTQDRKYCYPLTITDHSSRYLLACEALFSPSIQESLPVFKECFSKYGLPQVIRSDNGSPFASLQSPFGLTQLSVWLVKLGIILERIDPGHPEQNGRHERMHRTLKEEACQKPATNLFTQQDRFETFKVIYNTVRPHEAINQETPASRYHKSDRSFPATLGDCEYPHHTLTRRVDSSGRISLYGNRLIRISKVFAGELLGFKDYNNSWLVSFSCYDIGTIDKKTLTFESTEIQDD